In one Deinococcus detaillensis genomic region, the following are encoded:
- a CDS encoding allantoinase, translated as MSFELIIRGGTLVTPDGPRQADFAVSGGQIVEIAEEISSDSAQSLNASGLHIFPGLLDAHVHLNEPGRTHWEGFETGTRALAAGGATSFFDMPLNSSPPVLDKATFDAKREHGEQNSLIDFGLWGGLTPQNLERMDELADCGVIGFKAFMSHSGLDEFPAVDDTALYEGLKTAARLNLVLATHAESDNLTRHFTEQARLGGGHTARDYLGTRPVVAELEAVQRALLYAGELGAKLHLVHLSSGAAVAMAYEAKQRGVDVSIETCPHYLHFTDEDVEKMGALLKCAPPLRSQEVQRNLWEELLAGHIDIVGSDHSPAPPDRKTSENFFALWGGISGAQSTLNVLLTDGHFKRGLPLEAVAALSALNPAHRFGIAQKGALEVGLDADFSLIDLSREFELTELYDRWKQNPYLGAKFKGLVQATYSRGRKVYEQGRFDNSVRGKLLRPTSKN; from the coding sequence ATGAGTTTTGAGCTGATCATTCGCGGCGGCACGCTGGTTACGCCGGACGGCCCGCGCCAAGCCGATTTTGCAGTGTCCGGGGGTCAGATCGTAGAAATTGCCGAGGAGATTTCCAGCGACTCGGCCCAATCGCTGAATGCTTCCGGCCTGCACATCTTCCCCGGCTTGCTGGACGCCCACGTGCATCTCAACGAGCCGGGCCGCACCCACTGGGAAGGCTTTGAAACCGGGACGCGGGCCTTAGCCGCAGGCGGCGCGACCAGCTTTTTTGACATGCCGCTCAACTCCTCGCCCCCCGTGCTGGACAAAGCCACTTTTGATGCCAAGCGCGAACACGGCGAGCAAAACTCGCTGATCGACTTCGGTTTGTGGGGCGGCCTCACGCCGCAAAACCTAGAACGAATGGACGAGCTGGCCGACTGCGGCGTGATCGGCTTCAAGGCCTTCATGTCGCACAGCGGCCTGGACGAGTTTCCGGCGGTGGACGACACGGCGCTGTACGAGGGTCTGAAAACGGCGGCGCGGCTGAATTTGGTGCTGGCCACCCACGCCGAGAGCGACAACTTGACTCGCCACTTCACCGAGCAGGCGCGTTTGGGCGGCGGTCATACGGCCCGCGATTACCTCGGCACCCGCCCCGTGGTGGCCGAGCTGGAAGCGGTGCAGCGGGCGCTCCTGTACGCAGGTGAGCTGGGGGCCAAACTGCACCTCGTTCACTTGTCGAGCGGCGCGGCGGTGGCGATGGCTTACGAGGCCAAGCAGCGGGGTGTGGACGTCAGCATCGAAACCTGCCCGCATTACCTGCACTTCACCGATGAGGACGTGGAGAAAATGGGAGCGCTACTCAAATGTGCTCCGCCGCTCAGAAGTCAAGAAGTGCAGCGTAACTTGTGGGAAGAACTATTGGCCGGACACATCGACATCGTCGGCTCCGACCACTCGCCTGCCCCGCCTGACCGCAAGACCAGCGAGAACTTCTTCGCGCTGTGGGGCGGCATCAGCGGCGCTCAGAGCACGTTGAATGTGCTGCTGACGGACGGGCACTTCAAGCGCGGCCTGCCATTAGAAGCGGTGGCGGCCCTCAGCGCCCTTAATCCGGCCCACCGTTTTGGCATCGCCCAGAAAGGCGCGTTGGAAGTCGGCCTGGACGCTGATTTTTCCCTTATTGACCTCAGCCGTGAGTTTGAGCTGACCGAGTTGTACGATCGCTGGAAACAAAACCCTTACCTCGGCGCAAAATTCAAGGGTTTGGTGCAGGCCACCTACTCGCGGGGCCGCAAAGTCTACGAGCAGGGCCGTTTTGACAACTCGGTGCGCGGAAAGTTGCTGCGGCCAACGTCTAAGAATTAA
- a CDS encoding allantoate amidohydrolase, with protein MTADAPLTDTRWQTLTTKIMDACAALACYTEVEGETNRPFLCPTTHQVHEYLTHWADELGMTTYEDAAGNLRSRLAGPTPDARTLYLGSHLDTVPNAGAYDGILGVVMGYAMLEAVKGEALPYAVEVMGFSEEEGVRYGVPFIGSRALVGTVDDMLELCDAAGQSVRDAITEYGLNVEEMAEAQYKGAALGYFEIHAEQGPVLQDQGASLGVVEGIAGQNRLLLHFVGQASHAGTTPMNLRRDALAAAARFAVAAEDLARSTPGLVATVGVMQALPGAMNVIPGEANCTLDIRHARDEVRLGALKALLETAETASAERGVTVTITPKMEEKATPMSGDFKALLHRAAEAEGLPHPELVSGAGHDAMIMAAHMPSAMLFVRSPNALSHHPDELVLPEDVTDALRVSVRFLHLLAEQNV; from the coding sequence ACGCTCCGCTGACCGATACCAGATGGCAAACGCTGACCACCAAAATTATGGACGCCTGCGCCGCGCTGGCCTGCTACACCGAAGTCGAGGGCGAAACCAACCGCCCCTTTCTGTGTCCCACCACCCATCAAGTGCATGAGTACCTGACCCACTGGGCCGACGAACTGGGCATGACCACCTACGAGGACGCCGCCGGGAATCTGCGTTCACGGCTGGCTGGGCCAACACCGGACGCACGGACGCTGTATCTCGGCTCTCACCTCGACACTGTGCCGAACGCGGGCGCTTACGACGGGATTTTGGGCGTGGTGATGGGGTACGCCATGCTGGAAGCAGTCAAGGGTGAGGCTCTCCCCTACGCCGTGGAAGTGATGGGCTTTTCAGAGGAAGAGGGGGTGCGCTACGGCGTTCCCTTTATCGGCAGCCGGGCACTGGTCGGCACCGTAGACGACATGCTGGAGCTGTGCGACGCAGCGGGCCAGAGCGTGCGCGACGCCATCACCGAGTACGGCCTGAACGTGGAAGAAATGGCTGAGGCCCAGTATAAGGGCGCGGCGCTGGGCTACTTTGAAATCCACGCCGAGCAGGGGCCAGTTTTGCAAGATCAGGGCGCGTCACTGGGTGTGGTGGAAGGCATCGCGGGCCAGAACCGCTTGCTCCTGCATTTCGTGGGGCAGGCTTCGCACGCCGGAACCACCCCGATGAACCTGCGCCGCGACGCGCTGGCCGCCGCCGCCCGCTTTGCCGTGGCCGCCGAGGACCTGGCCCGCTCCACGCCCGGATTGGTCGCCACTGTAGGCGTGATGCAGGCGCTGCCCGGAGCCATGAACGTGATTCCCGGCGAGGCCAACTGCACGCTGGATATCCGCCACGCCCGCGACGAGGTACGCCTGGGGGCCCTCAAAGCGTTGCTGGAGACGGCTGAGACGGCTTCAGCAGAGCGCGGCGTCACCGTCACCATCACTCCCAAAATGGAAGAAAAGGCCACGCCGATGTCAGGCGACTTCAAGGCGCTACTGCACCGCGCCGCCGAAGCCGAGGGGCTTCCTCATCCCGAACTGGTCAGCGGCGCGGGCCACGACGCCATGATCATGGCCGCGCACATGCCGTCGGCGATGCTGTTCGTGCGCTCGCCCAACGCCCTCTCACACCACCCTGATGAGCTGGTTTTGCCCGAAGACGTGACCGACGCCCTGCGCGTCAGCGTGCGCTTCCTGCACCTGCTGGCGGAGCAAAACGTATGA
- the allE gene encoding (S)-ureidoglycine aminohydrolase: MKHLGQTRSALAPSHAVITPETHVRTGLSEWPGSAIVLHIAPVIGQGSRFVQFSAEMPAGAAATQSSLGYQRFAFVLEGEVEAKVNGETRSLKEYDYVYVPAGLEHTLTAKTAARLAVFEKPYEAGTGVDAPEIFWGNERENAGFEFEGDDHLIARKLLPDEAKHDFMISTMSFAPGATLPYTEVHYMEHGLLMLEGEGLYKLQDAYYPVKTGDVIWMAAHCPQWYGALGRDWSKYLLYKDMNRHPLAMVGNGL; the protein is encoded by the coding sequence ATGAAACACCTCGGTCAAACCCGCAGCGCCCTCGCGCCCTCGCACGCCGTCATCACGCCCGAAACACACGTTCGCACCGGCCTGAGCGAGTGGCCGGGCAGCGCCATCGTGCTGCACATCGCGCCCGTCATCGGGCAAGGCTCACGCTTCGTGCAGTTCAGCGCCGAGATGCCCGCAGGCGCGGCGGCCACGCAGTCCAGCCTCGGTTATCAGCGCTTTGCCTTCGTGCTGGAAGGCGAGGTGGAGGCAAAGGTGAACGGCGAAACCCGCAGTCTCAAGGAATACGATTACGTCTATGTTCCGGCGGGGCTGGAGCACACCCTGACTGCCAAAACCGCCGCCCGCCTCGCCGTGTTTGAAAAGCCGTATGAAGCCGGCACAGGCGTGGACGCACCCGAAATCTTCTGGGGCAACGAGCGCGAGAATGCCGGTTTTGAATTTGAAGGCGACGACCACCTGATCGCCCGCAAACTGCTGCCTGACGAAGCCAAACACGATTTCATGATCTCCACCATGAGCTTTGCGCCGGGCGCGACACTGCCGTATACCGAAGTGCATTACATGGAACACGGGCTGCTGATGCTGGAAGGCGAGGGGCTCTACAAGCTGCAAGACGCTTACTATCCGGTCAAAACAGGAGACGTGATCTGGATGGCCGCGCACTGCCCGCAGTGGTACGGAGCGCTGGGACGCGACTGGAGCAAGTACCTGCTCTACAAAGACATGAACCGGCACCCGCTGGCGATGGTGGGAAACGGGCTCTGA